AGTTTGATGTTTATTATATCTTAAAACCGGAAACTTGTAAAAAAAAATCTAAAAAAACTCCCTTCTGTAGAAGCAGAAGAGAGTTTCTTTATCTGAAAATCATCCTGGTTTTGGAATTTTTCTAGTTTACAATGGTGGTTCCGGTTTTTCCTTCAATGGCATCCTTCGCTTTTTCCAAGGAGGTAATCAAAGTTTTTCGTCCCGGTTTCGACTCCACGAACTTCAGTGCCGCCTTTACCTTCGGCAGCATGGAACCTGGAGCAAAATGTCCTTCCTCCATGTATTTTTTCGCTTCCCCAATGGTGATCTCCGACAACTCTTTCTCCTCGGGAGTTCCAAAGTTGATGGCCACTTTCTCCACCGCCGTTAGGATAATTAACATATCCGCATCAAGAATTTCCGCGACTTTTTCCGATGCAAAATCCTTATCAATTACCGCGGGCACTCCTTCTAAAACCCCGTTGCCCCGGTCGAGCACCGGCACACCGCCGCCGCCAACGGTAATTACCACATGTCCGTTATCCACAAGGGTTCGAACCATAGGGGCTTCCACCACGTCCACGGGCTCAGGAGAGGCCACCACCCTTCGGTATCCTCTTCCCGAGTCCTCTTTCATAACAAAGCCCATTTCCTTTTCCAGGTTTTTGGCCTCTTCTTCATTGAAGAAAGAGCCTACGGGCTTTGTGGGATTCTGAAAGCCGGGGTCCTTTTCGTCCACGACTACTTGAGTTACCACGGTGCCCACTTCTTTTTTCAACTCTCTTTGAACCATTTCTTCCCGAATGGCCTGCTGCAAGTGATAACCGATGTATCCTTGAGACATGGCCCCGCACTCGGGAAAAGGCATGATGGGCAAATCTTTATTGGCAGCGGTGGCGGTTTCATAGGTCGCCACAATCTGTCCTACCTGAGGACCGTTTCCGTGAGCGATAATTACCTCATGGCCGTCCTGAATCAAATCCACAATGGGTTTCGCCGTATCCTTTGCGGTTTGGATTTGGGCCTTTGCGGTGGTATCCTTCGGGTCTGCCTGCAGGGCGTTCCCTCCTAGTGCAATAACAATTCTGCTGTTTTTGTTAACCATATATGATCGCTGACAATACTGTCAGCTCCCTCCCTTCTCGATTTAACGAATGTTGATCGGTTTGCCCAGCCCATGGTGCTAGCCCATGGTGGCAACCATGACCGCTTTGATGGTATGCATTCGGTTCTCCGCCTCATCAAATACAACGGAATGCTTAGAACGGAATACTTCGTCGGTGACTTCCATTTCCTTCAGACCGAACTTCTCGTGAATTTCTTTTCCCACATCGGTCTCCAGATCATGAAAAGCCGGTAAGCAGTGCATGAAAATCAAATTGTCGTTTCCTGCCTTTCGAACCATATCCATGTTTACCTGATAGTCCTTTAAAAGTTTGATCCGCTCTTCAAACTGATCCTCTTCTCCCATGGAAACCCATACATCGGTATAAATCACATCCGCATCTTTCACGCCTTCAGCAACGTCATCGGTAATGGTGATCTTGCCGCCGGTTTCCTTGGCCAGTTCCTTCATTTCACCGACCAGCTCTTCTCCAGGGAACAGCTCCTTCGGGGCTACGGCTCTAAAGTCCATTCCCATTTTCGCTGCACCGATCATCAACGAGTTCCCCATGTTGTTCCGTGCGTCTCCCAGGAAGGCAAACTTCACTTTATTTAAAGGCTTATCCACATGCTCGGAAATCGTCAATAAGTCCGCCAGGATTTGGGTGGGGTGATACAAATCGGTCAACCCGTTCCAAACAGGAATGCCTGCATGCTTTGCTAAAATGTCCACGGTTTCCTGCTTAAACCCTCTAAACTCCATGCCGTCATAGAAACGTCCCAGTACTTTCGCCGTATCCTCTAAGGATTCCTTCTTGCCCATTTGGGAATCACTGGAGCCCAGGAAGGTTACATGGGCCCCTTCGTCCAAGGCCGCTACTTCGAAAGCGCAACGGGTTCTTGTGGAGGATTTTTGAAACAACAACACCACATTTTTCCCGTCCAATGCCTTCTCTTTGCTTCCCGTTCGTTTTTTCGCCTTAAGGTCCTTGGATAGATCCAGTAGGTATTGAATCTCCTCCGGGGTGAAGTCTTTCAAAGTTACAAAATTTCTTCCTTTTAAGTTTACTGGCATGGTTCATTCCTCCTTGAGTTTTTTAGTTTTTTCTTCACACTTTGCTTTACACTTTACTTTTGGGTTGCTTTACTGGCTTGTATTATTTTAAGTCCTCTCTTACTAAAGGCATGGACATGCATCTTGGTCCACCGCGGCCTCTAACAAGTTCAGAACCTTCAATCTCCACTACTTCGATTCCATGGCTTCTAAGGGTTTTATTGGAGGCCTCGTTTCGGTTATAGGTCACCACCACTCCCGGCGCAATGGCAAGGGTATTGGTACTGTCGTTCCACTGTTCCCGAGCCGCCGTAATCGGATCTCCTCCCCCGCTTTGTATAAGATTTACAGAAGGAAGTTTTAGTACGTCTTGGAGCGCTTGTTGCAAACTGGCCTTTTCCTTTACTAGAAGTCCCTGTTTCCCCGGGGTGATTTCATAAGCCTTTACCGCCTTTTCAATCCCCGGATAAATCGTGAATTTATCATGGTCCACCATGGTAAACACCGTATCCAAGTGCATATAAGCCCGGGTAAAGGGGATTTGTATCGCAAGCACCTTTTTCACCGGAGCTTTATCGAACAGCCGCTGGGCAATGATTTCCACGGCCCTTGCGGAGGTCCGTTCACTTACTCCGATGGCCACCACTTCATCACTGAGGACTAAAACGTCCCCCCCTTCGATGCTGCTTTTTTCTTTATAGTCATACCAAAGCGGGGTCTTCTCTTTCTTGATTAAGGGATGATATTCATAGACATATTG
The sequence above is drawn from the Isachenkonia alkalipeptolytica genome and encodes:
- the arcC gene encoding carbamate kinase encodes the protein MVNKNSRIVIALGGNALQADPKDTTAKAQIQTAKDTAKPIVDLIQDGHEVIIAHGNGPQVGQIVATYETATAANKDLPIMPFPECGAMSQGYIGYHLQQAIREEMVQRELKKEVGTVVTQVVVDEKDPGFQNPTKPVGSFFNEEEAKNLEKEMGFVMKEDSGRGYRRVVASPEPVDVVEAPMVRTLVDNGHVVITVGGGGVPVLDRGNGVLEGVPAVIDKDFASEKVAEILDADMLIILTAVEKVAINFGTPEEKELSEITIGEAKKYMEEGHFAPGSMLPKVKAALKFVESKPGRKTLITSLEKAKDAIEGKTGTTIVN
- the argF gene encoding ornithine carbamoyltransferase — protein: MPVNLKGRNFVTLKDFTPEEIQYLLDLSKDLKAKKRTGSKEKALDGKNVVLLFQKSSTRTRCAFEVAALDEGAHVTFLGSSDSQMGKKESLEDTAKVLGRFYDGMEFRGFKQETVDILAKHAGIPVWNGLTDLYHPTQILADLLTISEHVDKPLNKVKFAFLGDARNNMGNSLMIGAAKMGMDFRAVAPKELFPGEELVGEMKELAKETGGKITITDDVAEGVKDADVIYTDVWVSMGEEDQFEERIKLLKDYQVNMDMVRKAGNDNLIFMHCLPAFHDLETDVGKEIHEKFGLKEMEVTDEVFRSKHSVVFDEAENRMHTIKAVMVATMG
- the arcA gene encoding arginine deiminase, producing MTNSKGFLHVTSEIGKLKAVMLHRPGKELERLTPAYLEELLFDDIPWLYQMQKEHDAFAKVMEDRGTKVYYYEKLLEEVLEEEDVAKKFIDELIEITGEDNDRINEEIRQFLGGKTAEELVEIAISGLLKSDLDAGLEKRSLGDYIQRDYPFYINPIPNLYFTRDPGAVIGDGLSISKMNTPARDRETMFLQYVYEYHPLIKKEKTPLWYDYKEKSSIEGGDVLVLSDEVVAIGVSERTSARAVEIIAQRLFDKAPVKKVLAIQIPFTRAYMHLDTVFTMVDHDKFTIYPGIEKAVKAYEITPGKQGLLVKEKASLQQALQDVLKLPSVNLIQSGGGDPITAAREQWNDSTNTLAIAPGVVVTYNRNEASNKTLRSHGIEVVEIEGSELVRGRGGPRCMSMPLVREDLK